In the genome of Calothrix sp. PCC 6303, the window TTACCTTGGCAAGATAGTTTTGTCATTGTATATGAAGCAACAGAAACTGAGTTAATAATTGCTATTCCTGAAAAAGGTATTATTCGAGAAAAGCCAGCAAAATTCATTGAAAAACTAGAGGAAGAAGTGCCTGTTCTCCTTCTGGAGACAATGCTGGAAACACCTAAGCAACGCTTCGGATTAAACTGGTTCATTCCAGCAATTAAAAAACATAAAGCAGTGTTGATTGAAGTATTTATCGCTTCATTTTTTATCCAGATATTAGGACTAGCTAACCCTCTAATTACACAGGTAATTATTGATAAAGTTATTATTCAAAATGGCATAAACACCTTAAATGTTTTAGGCGGATTATTAGTTACATTAGCATTAGTTGAAGGTATTGTCACATGGTTGAGAACTAATCTATTCGTTGATACTACTAATCGGATTGATTTATCTTTAGGGTCAGAAGTTATCGATCATTTACTAAGATTACCTTTACGTTACTTTGAAAAGCGACCTGTGGGAGAAATTTCTTCTCGGATCAATGAGTTAGAAAATATTCGCTCATTTTTAACGGGAACTGCTCTGACTGTAGTCTTGGATGCAGTTTTTTCTGTTGTCTATATCGCTGTCATGATTTTTTATAGCTGGTTGCTAACAATCGTTGCCTTAGCAACAGTACCACTATTCGCTCTCCTGACATTTGTTTTCGCTCCAATCATTCGTAAACAAACAAGAATCAAAGCTGAGAAAAATGCAGCAACACAATCTTATTTAGTTGAAGTTGTATCGGGTATTCAAACAGTAAAGGCTCAAAATATTGAACTTAGTTCTCGGTGGCAATGGCAAAATCGCTATAGTAAATATATTAGTGCTAGCTTTCAAAATGTTATTGTTTCAAATACAGCTAGTTCTTTAAGCGCTTTTCTTAACAAGTTATCTAGTTTACTATTACTTTGGGTGGGAGCTTATTTAGTTCTTCAAAAAGAAATTTCATTAGGAGAATTAATAGCTTTTCGGATCATCGCTGGGTATACAACTAGTCCGCTTTTACGCTTAATTCAACTATGGCAAAACTTCCAAGAAACAGCTTTATCTTTGGAACGACTTGCAGATATTATTGATACTCCTCAAGAATCAGAAATTGCTGGACGGGATAACATCCCAATACCTGCTATTATCGGAGGAATTAGATATGAAAATGTGACTTTTAGCTTCAGTAAAAGTCCTAAACCGCAACTTGATAATATCAGTTTAGATATTTGTCCTGGAGAGTTTATTGGTATAGTGGGACAGAGTGGTGCTGGTAAAAGTACATTAACAAAATTAATTCCTCGCTTGTATGAACTAGATGCAGGCAGGATTTTAATTGATGGTTACGATATTAGTAAAGTCGAATTATATTCGTTACGTTGTCAAATTGGTATGGTGTTGCAAGATACCCTCCTCTTTGATACTACTGTTCGGGAAAATATTGCTTTGACAATGCCAGATGCAACTCCGGAAGAAGTAGTAGAAGCAGCTAAGGTTGCTTGTGCTCATGACTTTATCATGAACTTACCTCAAGGCTATAATACCCGCGTTGGAGAAAGGGGTTCTGCATTATCAGGGGGACAGAAACAGAGAATTGCCATCGCTCGAACTGTACTTCAAAATCCACCTCTATTAATTTTAGATGAAGCTACTAGTGCTTTAGACTATACTACCGAACGACAGGTTTGTTTAAATTTACAATCTGCATTCAAGAACCGTACTGTGTTATTTATTACTCATAGATTAGCTACCATTCGCAATGCAGATACTATTTTAATGATGAATATGGGAAAAGTTGCAGAAAAAGGCATACATGATGAACTAATTGCCATGAAGGGTCTATATTATTGTCTCTATCAACAACAAGAATTGTCAGGAGAATAGCTAATAGATGCTAGGTATTAGACTGTGATGATATTGAATTCGGCTTGGAGCTATTTAGTCTTTTAAACAATATATTTTTGTAGGTAAAATTGTTTAAAATGTTTAAAAAATAATTAATTATATATAAATAGAACATTACTTATTTAGATTACCTATTTGAAGTTAACAACTAACAAATAACAAATAACAATTATGAAAAATGAAATTGAGCCTCAAATTCCTAATTACGTACCACGTTCTATTTCCCAGTTTGAGCAACCTGTAATCTTAAAGCAATCTCGTAACTGGTCTAGGGCGATATTATGGGGATTAATCCTCTCAACAGTAGGTGCGATCGCATGGGCAAATTTCAGTAAGATTGAAGAGGCTGTATCTGCTACTGGCAAGCTGGAAGCAAGTGGTGCAACTAAAGATGTCCAAGCACCTGTTGGTGGAGTTGTTAAAGAGGTATTTGTTGAAGATGGAGAACAAATTAAAGAAGGGGATAAGCTAATTGTTCTAGACAATGCAACTGCTAAAGTTCAATTGGCATCTTTGCAAAAAGTACGTGCTAGCTTAATGCAAGAAAATAAGTTTTATGAATCGCAGTTAAAAGATAAAATCGATTTGGATCTTACCTCTTTACAAGTGCCAGCATCCATGATTGACTTAACTAAAAGTCGGGCTGCATTATTAACTGAAAATCAAGTTTATCGAACCCAATTTGATGGGAATTCTGCAAATAAATTATCTCAAGAACAAAAAGAAAGAGTTACCTCTAGTCAAATTGAACTAGACGCACGAGTGACTGAATCACGAGCGGAAATAGAACAACTAAAACGTCAAGTTGAACAAAATGATATTAAGATTATTTCTAATACAGACTCGCTGAAAATGAATCAAGGCATTCTGAATAATATTAGCGGGTTAGCAAAAATTGGGGCAATATCACAGATTCAATTTCTTAAACAGCAAGAGGAAGTACGGAATATACAATCTCAAGTCGATCAGTTGATGCAAGAAAAAGCAAAATTAGAAGCTCAAATTATAGGTGGACAGGCAAAACTGAAAAATACCGTTGCTGGTTCCCGCAAAGATTGGCTAGATAAAATCGCTTTAAATAATCAAAGAATAGCTGATATTGATAGTCAACTTACCAAAGCAATTGTTGAGAATAATAAAAAGATTGCAGAAACTGATTCACAAATTAGTCAGACTCAGATGAATTTGAGGTATCAGGAAATTGTAGCTCCCACTAGCGGTACAGTATTCGAGCTTAAGGCAAAGTCTCCAGGATTCGTAGCATCATCCACAGAACCAATACTGAAGATAGTACCAAATGATAAGTTAATTGCTAAAGTATTTATTACCAATAAAGACATTGGTTTTGTGAAAGAAGGAATGACAGTGGATGTCCGTATTGATTCATTCCCATTTAGTGAATTTGGTGATATTAAGGGGAAATTAGTCTCAATTGGTTCGGATGCACTGCCACCAGACCAAATTTATCCATTTTATCGATTTCCGGCAAAGATTGAGCTTGATACTCAATATTTAACTATTAATGGTAAAAATATAGCCTTGCAGTCAGGTATGGGAGTTAATACTAATATTAAGATACGCGATCGCACTGTGATGTCTATTTTTGCAGATATGTTTAATAATAGCGTCGAAAGCTTTAAAAATGTTAGGTAGATTGTATCCACTCAATAAGTTGTGTATTTCGTCATCGAGATTTGCCTTACTGCCATCAGTGAAATCAGGTTTGAATTCAATCGCTTGGGGAGCATCCCAGTTTTGCACTCTTCCCCGCAGGCTTTGTCTAGTACAGCACGGGGGAAATAAACCTACCATCGTAACCAGACAAAAAGCTTGTTTTATGGGCTTTATTCCTTCTGCCTTCTTGTACTAGGCTGTAAACTTTGATATCATTTTCGCGCTTTTTGTTCATACAGTTTTTGTGTCATCGACTGGTTCCTCGGCTCTGCCTGGGAACCTTGACTTTGATGCTCCGCCTCTTATTCTGACTGGAGACGGGAGACAAAGGATATGCGTTCCTTGCCGGAGACAAGGAACGAGTTAGAGCAAAGACACTCGGCATAAGTTCACATACTATTATGAACATTCTAAGGCAACTCCAACTCCCACTCCAACATCATTACTCCCGGTATATTCGGCAATTTCACCAATCCCAAATTCTGCATCCCCAGTTTTTCAGCAACTCGAATTGCCGCTAAGTTATCCTGGGGAATGTGGACAATCACCCTTTCTACTCCCAACTGCACCAAAGCAAAATTTAACAGCACTTCCACAGCTTCAGTTGCATAACCCTGGTTGCGATAATCTGCTAAAACTTCATA includes:
- a CDS encoding peptidase domain-containing ABC transporter gives rise to the protein MTIITSTTYQEFIATTPPFNSLDADAIAKLCSQLEPLRYRMGQAIVVNETLPARIAILFQGKARLLAYPPGVKVPQTLKVLEPGAIIGTVGILRNLPCETVIASCESICLTLAVKDFEDLFSTQPEIAAYFHNQSSLLEVYDILSHEIQRRGLAGDRIQELATAALPQVTILNLAQGKTPINKLDINLLWFVSSHGCNYPVGSKINFDSEQEYIQTTTAKKVRLIGLNDPTLSFTTATSQTRTELESEIVLNPWEQVPFAPEKPEVKKEVKKQQFSSAYPHIHGKGAVDGTLACFQMLSRYWNIPWKRDVLQRALVDNYKRTGKVSMELCGGIAELIGLKAQLVQVPAVAISKLPTPVLLPWQDSFVIVYEATETELIIAIPEKGIIREKPAKFIEKLEEEVPVLLLETMLETPKQRFGLNWFIPAIKKHKAVLIEVFIASFFIQILGLANPLITQVIIDKVIIQNGINTLNVLGGLLVTLALVEGIVTWLRTNLFVDTTNRIDLSLGSEVIDHLLRLPLRYFEKRPVGEISSRINELENIRSFLTGTALTVVLDAVFSVVYIAVMIFYSWLLTIVALATVPLFALLTFVFAPIIRKQTRIKAEKNAATQSYLVEVVSGIQTVKAQNIELSSRWQWQNRYSKYISASFQNVIVSNTASSLSAFLNKLSSLLLLWVGAYLVLQKEISLGELIAFRIIAGYTTSPLLRLIQLWQNFQETALSLERLADIIDTPQESEIAGRDNIPIPAIIGGIRYENVTFSFSKSPKPQLDNISLDICPGEFIGIVGQSGAGKSTLTKLIPRLYELDAGRILIDGYDISKVELYSLRCQIGMVLQDTLLFDTTVRENIALTMPDATPEEVVEAAKVACAHDFIMNLPQGYNTRVGERGSALSGGQKQRIAIARTVLQNPPLLILDEATSALDYTTERQVCLNLQSAFKNRTVLFITHRLATIRNADTILMMNMGKVAEKGIHDELIAMKGLYYCLYQQQELSGE
- a CDS encoding HlyD family efflux transporter periplasmic adaptor subunit, which translates into the protein MKNEIEPQIPNYVPRSISQFEQPVILKQSRNWSRAILWGLILSTVGAIAWANFSKIEEAVSATGKLEASGATKDVQAPVGGVVKEVFVEDGEQIKEGDKLIVLDNATAKVQLASLQKVRASLMQENKFYESQLKDKIDLDLTSLQVPASMIDLTKSRAALLTENQVYRTQFDGNSANKLSQEQKERVTSSQIELDARVTESRAEIEQLKRQVEQNDIKIISNTDSLKMNQGILNNISGLAKIGAISQIQFLKQQEEVRNIQSQVDQLMQEKAKLEAQIIGGQAKLKNTVAGSRKDWLDKIALNNQRIADIDSQLTKAIVENNKKIAETDSQISQTQMNLRYQEIVAPTSGTVFELKAKSPGFVASSTEPILKIVPNDKLIAKVFITNKDIGFVKEGMTVDVRIDSFPFSEFGDIKGKLVSIGSDALPPDQIYPFYRFPAKIELDTQYLTINGKNIALQSGMGVNTNIKIRDRTVMSIFADMFNNSVESFKNVR